The genome window TCCCCAGGGGCGGCCTCTTTTATTTCCATATTCCCGCTGCCACTCTATCACATTGTGGTAGGTGTGTGAAATCAATGTTTCGGGATAGGAGCGCATGAAGAGCAATGGCATTAAATATTCAAACATAGTGCCACCCCAGGAAAGTAAAATTTCCTGCTGATTCAGACTCGTCAGCCGGCGGCTCAACCTGAACCAATGCTTCACCGGAATATCTGCTTTTGCTATTGCAATGTACGATGCAATTCGTGCTTCACTTGCCAGCAGATCATAAGTCGCTTTATCTGGCTGGGCTTTCTCCACATTATACCCTACATAAAACAATCCTCTTTTTTTCTGATAGAGAAATGAGAAATCCATATTATGAACGAATCTCTCACTACTTGAAATGATCTCTCCGGCCTGTTTTTGCCATCGTTTTACAAGAGTTTTCTTTTTCGGTTCATTTCCAAGATGCTTGATCTTTTTACTGAGCTCAGAAGGCGAGAATTGATTTAAATTCGGCAGATCTACCTTCAAAAGTCCCCTGTACTCTTCGATAATTTTCTCCATTTGCCGGAGAGGGCTCTCCATCCAGAATATCAGGTCATTCAAAACTTTGTCGCCCAAACGATTTCGTAACGACATCAAATCGATAGAGCACATTTCTTTGGCATACTTCTTACATTCCTTTACCAGTTCATAGGATTCAGCAAGGGATAAATCTTCACCATTAGCAAGCATCTTCAGGATCTCTGACGTGTGCTCATTTACGTTCTCATGACAATCCTCAGGCAGAATTCCCTTTTCCCAATATTCATTTAGAATTTCCCGCACCGTACGGATTGTGATCTGTAATCCCTCGAGATATTTTTTATTAAAGCCGGGAGTTGTCATTGACTCTTTAATCGCTTCCTTCACGACTATTAAACACGCGGCAAGATTCCCTGAATCTACGGTAGATATATATTTTGGACTTAGTATCTCTCCAAGTTTTGTATCGTACCAATTGTAAAAGTTCCCCCGGTGCAGCTCAAGTTTTTTCATGGAGTGAAGAGTATTCCTGATTCTCTCTAAAAACTCGGTATATGTGATAAATCCCATATTATAAGCCACTACCACAGATCCTAATGCCAGTCCTATATTCGTGGGAGAGGTGCGGGCAGCAGCCGGAAGCGGCGGATCTTCCTGGTAATTATCGGGAGGCAGCCATGAATGTTCTTCATTTACAAAACGCTCAAAATAGAACCATGTCTGCCGTGCATACTGTTCTAAAATCTCCTGGTCTGGTTTGTCCAGGCTCTCTGTTTTTAATTTGATGGGTTCGCTCATTTTTTTCAAAATAATGGGCGATCCTGACCATAGCACAAAAAATGGTAACGCTACCCACAAGTGCGTCATTTGCGTATAGATCGGTATTATTAGAATCCCCAGCCCCAGCAGAACAGGAACAATCATCATTCGCATATAACTTAACAAGGAAAACCTGCTCATCTGCTCAGTCTGAAGAGCTGATGTCCATTCTAACAACGATTTTTTTGAAATGTATAGCCTGTACAGAGTTCGGGCTATGGCATCAAGGTTAAGAATGGCCTGGTGAGGCAGTATGATGAGCGTACTGATTGCCTGAAGAGAGTTAATTTTTAGATTTGCTTTCACTTTAACAATGTAGAGCTTCCACTGAACGCGGGCAGGACGGTTCACAATATCAGCAGAGAGGCTCACATATATAGGAAATGCCAGGATTCCGAATGCAGCAAGTGTCCAGACCCATGCAGAACCCGGTAACCAGAACCAACCGGCTAAAAAGAACAATGTTAGAAAGAATGGATTGAGCGACCGGCGTAGATTGTCAAAAATTTTCCACTTCGATAATTGATTGATGGGATTCTCTTTCTGCCCATTTTTACCCGGAACTTTAGAAAACAACCAGGCTGCAATTTGCCAGTCTCCCCGGATCCACCTGTGATTTCTTTTACTGAAACTAATATATGTTGACGGGTAGTCGTCAAACAATTCAATATCTGTAGCCAGCCCCGCCCGCAGGTAGGTACTCTCTATCAAATCATGCGATAAAATCCTGTTCTCCGGGAAGCGCCGGTCAAGAACTTTGTGAAATGCCTCTGCATCGTAGATTCCTTTTCCTGTAAAAACTGCTTCGCCTGCAAGATCCTGGTAAATATCGGAAACAGCAGTTGAGTAGGGGTCCAATCCAACATGACCTGAAAAAATTCTTGAAAACCAGGTGTTTCTTGATGATTCGGGAGGGATGGATATGCGCGGCTGAATAATACCATAACCCTTTGTAATGCATTCCTTTTCTGAATTGTAAATAGCTTTGTTTAAGGGATGCGATATGGTTCTTATGAGATCCCTGGCACTGTCTGGTGGTAGTTTTGTATCAGCATCCAGTGTTATTACATACCGTACAGGTTTGACTTTTACAGACTTAAAAAAATTACCCTCAATCCAGTGATAACTGGTTTTTTCATCTGCATTTTGCAGGAGCCTGTTAAACTCTTCGAGTTTTCCGCGTTTACGCTCCCAGCCCATCCAACAGTTTTCTGTCCCGTTCCAAAGGCGTTCCCTGTGAAGAAGAAAATATTTATCACCAAATTTAGAGTGAGCGCTATTGTTTAACTTTCGTATTTCGCTTTTTGCCGCTTCGATGATGTCAAGATCTTCACGTCTTTCTTTTTTGGATGCATCCCTGAAATCAGACAGCAGCGCAAACTGTATAGACGCATCTGGATTTGCCAGTGATTTTATTTCCAGCTCTTCTACTTGCCGAACCACATCTTCAACCGAACTAAAGAGGGTTGGAACCACAACCATCGTGCGTGATTCATCCGGAATAAACTCTTTAAATCCCATTTTAGGAAGTATTCTTGGAGGCAACAGAAATGCAAAAAAACGATTCACAGAAGAGACCGAAAGATCCAGGGCAGGAAAAAAGGTAATTACTACAAGAATGGTTATGGTTATAGATGAGGCACTAAATGCACCGATCGTGAGCCAAAGAATCAGCATTAATACCAGGGTATGAAGAGCAATTGCCAGTGTGTACATCCCCGTGTGCGACTCTAAAAAATGTACTATCCTTTCCATCATTGGCATTCTGTAACCAACCTCATCAACCAGTTCGAAGTATCCATCACCCATTAAATAATACCCTATATGGTTTTTTAGCTCTCCGTTTTCTCTCTTTGAACTCTTTTGCTCTTTTTGCGATGATTTTTTTTCAGCGAGTATAAGTACCTGTTCGGCCGTTTCTGTCTCAGACAGTTCGCAACGCCGGCTTAGTCTTTCAACTGTTTGACGATAGGTATCGCGGGTTTTAAAATCCATTTTTTTATAGATGCCGGCCGGATCGAGGCTTAATATCTGCTCTAAAATGGAGCACTCTTCCACAAATTCCGACCAGTCCATCTCCGAGGAAAGGCGCAGAGATATCACGGCATTCTGTATGCTCACCTGGATTCGCGATTGTTTCTGAGCTTCTATTCTCATTGCATCTTCCAGGCTCATATCTAACTGCCTGAACCTGTAACTGAACCATCTCTTTTGATCCTCGAGCAGTAAACCGGCCTGTTCTAACTGCTGGTATAACTCAATAAGCTGAATATTTATACCCTCTTTAGGCTGGTCTTTGAGCCAATTTGACAACAGATTACTTGTTACTCCCGGCTCTTTATTTTCAACCTGTTCCAGTTTTTTGATAATACTCTGAACACTTTTACGAATCTTTTTTCGATAAATGATTCTTGAAGCTTTTTCGGCAAGCCTTTGGATCAATATCAGGCGAATCATAATCGGAATTGCCCAAATTTCCCCAATCATCAACGTGTTAACCTCTTGATAGTTCTTCAGGTAAACAGCCAGAACATCGGGATCCAGCAGATTGTCGGTCAACGTTAAATAATCGAGTATCAGCTCATACACACGGGGCAATCCCTTGAATTCTCCATCAGTTATTGAGGGGATACTCACTTGATATTCCCGGGGGAAATCTACTTTTACCTGGACAATCTGCTCCTGGATGATGTAGAAATTGTCAATCAACCATTCGGCCGCCGGGGAAAGATCCTGTTCTTTTTTGGCCAATCTTGAAAGTAGCCGGTAAGCGTCAGTCAATGTTTTCCTGGAATCATCAAGAATAGACTTTACGCGTACTACATCAGTCCCGTAAATTGCTGAAATCTGACTCTCCGCCAGGTTTACAGCACTTTTTTTTAATTTTTTATGGCTATAAGAAACGGTTTGATTGTCTGCCATCTAATTCCCTTCTCCATGAATATTTTGGGATATCTTCAATATCGGGAAAACTCTTCATTCTGTTTAAAAGAATTCTATGACAATTTTTGAGGGGGAAAATATTACATCATATCACGAAATGAATCATGCCTGCGGTGTAACAGCCAAACGATTATTACACCGAAAAGAAATGTAGAGGATGCCGTTTCAATCAAGTGGCTCATACGAACACTCGCATCAGGAATAAGAGGATTGGCCAGCAGGTGTCCCACATTTTGGGGTACGCTTAAAAACAGCCCGACAAGGAGTGCCGTCCACCAAACATTAACTCCGGATCCCCGAATGATTGGAATCGCGCAAAGTGTCCACAACAACGCCCTCAATGCCTGGAAGGGAAATAGTCCAAGAAGTTACCCCGAAATTTTAAGTTTAAGCATGTTAAAATAATAAATAACAGTAGTTTAATATATTTAACAAGTGGAAATGGCGATTTTGGGAAAATAACCGACCTTGAATAGTTGGCGGGAAAAAGGACAACGAGAGAACCGTGAGAAGAATCCTTTCATACCGGCGATGAGCAAAATTTAAGGACTGAAAACCTGATGGACCATTGAAAGGATTCCACGGTGAACTCGTGTCCGCCGCCAAGTATTCACAGTCTTTTCGTTCTTTTGTATCAAGACAAAAGGACATACAACATGCAATAAGTTTACACTTTCAAAAATGGGGTAAGTCCTCAAACAGTCCCGGATCACTTTGAAGGATATTTACCGTGTGTTCAAAGAATGGTGATATCTCTCCCGGTGAACCATAAAATGCACGCAATGACGGGTTCTGCCACGCAATAAAATAACCGGCCATCCAATAGAGGGTTATATAAACCAACATAATTACAGTTAATTTCCAAACCCACTTACAGTAATTGATGAAAGAAAATACCACGTTTCAATTTGGGTGAGAATGGTCATCGCACCATAATATGAAAAGGAGAGTACCGCGGAGAGTTTTAACCCTTTCCAGCGTGATGTCAGAATTAAAAAGAGAATCACGGCAACGTGGGTAGAAGTATAGATCAACAAACCAATTCTATCTGAAACCTGACCAGCGTGATGTCAGATAGAGAATCATGGCACGTGGAAAAGCAGTCATGAACCGATAGAGCCGAGCATAAAAAACACAATAAACAGAACAAGCAGAAGTGCAAGTTTTAAAGCCCATGCCAAAATTGACCTTATTGTTTTCATATGTATCCCTGATCCTTTTGCTGAAACGAGATAGTTGTTAGAAGGTATCTTAAACCTCTTTTATGAATATAACGTGAGTTCGATATAAGAAAACTGATGAAGAATTGAACCAATTCTCCCCTAAAAAGGGGAGACTAAGAGGGGTGTCCATAGGATTTTTCATCATTTCTGATGAACATCCCCCTGAATCCCTCTTTGTTTAAGTGGGACTTTCAATTCTAAACCTTATCTCGAATTGACATTAATGTAAATCAATTTTTAAAAAAAGACGCTCATAACATCTGTAACTTTTAAAGTTTATTAATTCTAATAAACTATTGTTTTTACTACTCCTTTATCAAATTCACAACTTTTTTTTCTTTATGAGTAAAATGATTTTGGATAAATAGGTATAAATATCATAATTTATTTTTTAAACGAACTAACTTTAAACAGATGATTACAGATTTTGGTTATGTCCTTCTCTTCATTGTAACAGGTGCCCTGTTTGTCGGAATAGCTCTGTTTGCATCAAAACTTATACGACCTGACCGGCCGAACGACACCAAACTAATGACTTATGAATGTGGTGAGATACCATTCGGAGATGCCAGGATCCAGTTTAACAACAGGTTTTACATCATAGGATTGATGTTTCTGATTTTCGAAGTTGAAATTCTACTTCTATTCCCCTGGGCGGTTGTATTTAAAGATATTGGATGGTTCGCCTTTCTGGTAATGTTTGTTTTCGTATTCCTGATTTTCATCGGATTTATTTATGAACTCGGGAAAGGCCATTTAAAATGGGATATACCGGCCCCCCTTATTCCTCGATATGAAGAAAACTTTGGGGTTATTGAAGATGAGGATAAAGAGAAGGGAGTCGTTCAATCAGCTAAAAAATTATAGATAGAGAAAATTATAAAGTAAGTACCTGAATTATGGGAATGCTCGATAAAAAATACCACGACAGCAACATCATCATCGTATCGCTTGAAAAGGCGTTGAACTGGGCAAGGAAAAACTCCCTCTGGTACGAACAGTTTGGGCTTGCCTGCTGCGCAATAGAGATGATGGCCACGGCGGCATCCCGTTACGATTTTGACCGATTTGGTATCATACCCCGCTCTTCACCGCGGCAAGCCGATGTTATGATTGTGGCCGGAACGGTAACCATGAAAATGGCATCGCGAATTAAACGGCTCTACGAACAGATGTCGGAACCCAGATATGTAATTAGTATGGGATCTTGCTCCAACTGTGGCGGGCCATATTGGGAACATGGATACCATGTTTTAAAGGGTGTAGACAAAGTGATTCCTGTAGATGTGTATGTGCCCGGATGTCCACCCCGGCCTGAAGCACTGCTTGAAGGTTTTTTGACACTTCAACAAAAAATCACGGATGAAACCATCATTGAAAACAAAAAGGAAACCGGCACCTGAATTGACAGATTGAAATTAATATGAAACGACCTGAAGAGATTTTTAACTATCTGGAAGAAAACTTTAGTGATGCCGGGCTTGAATATCAAACTGGTGATGTTGGAGAACCCTGGATTTTGGCTGAGGCCTCCTCTCTGAAAATGATCATGAAAATGTTACGGGATGATCCGGAGCTATCCTTTGATGTGTTAATGTGCTTAAGCGGCGCTCACTATCAAAAAGAAGAGGAGTTGGGCGTAACCTATCATTTAAACTCTACAAATATTGGCCATAAACTGGCTGTTAAAGTCCGTGTGCCGATCGATCATCCGCATGTGCCATCAGTTGAATCGATCTGGAAAACGGCGAACTGGCACGAACGGGAAGCGTTTGATATGGTTGGAGTAATTTTCGATGAACATCCCAATCACAAAAGAATTCTCTGTCCTGACGATTGGGAGGGCCATCCGCTCCGAAAAGATTACGTTCAACAGGAATTTTACCAAGAGATGCCAACCGGCGAATAAGGAGATCTTATGGAAGTGATGATGAACGAAGTTGATAAAAGTAGCGAAAAAAGAGAGATGGTCATCAACATGGGGCCACAACATCCGTCTACTCACGGGGTACTTCGGCTGGAGCTTGTTTTAGATGGCGAAGTGGTTAAAGAAGCTCGTCCCAATATTGGGTACCTGCACCGTTGTTTTGAAAAATACGCAGAGAAGTTGGGCGACTATACCAGCGTAGTTCCTTACACCGATCGTATGGATTACGTATCAGCTATGAACCAGGAATTTGGATATGTAATAGCCATAGAGCGAATGCTTGAATTAGAAATTCCCGAACGCGTGGAGTATATCCGGGTAATCATGGCGGAATTACAGCGAATTGCAAGCCATCTTCTTGGAATCGGGGCATTCGGACTCGACCTCGGCGCCTTTACTCCGTTCCTCTATCTTTTTACCGAGCGAGAGAAAATCTTGAATATTTTTGAAAAAACCAGTGGTGCCCGGCTGCTCTATAATTATATGACAGTGGGCGGCTTGATAAAAGATGTTCATAAAGATTTCAAAAAAGATACGGCTGAATTTGTTAAAACCTTCAGGCCAAAAATTAAAGAGCTGAATGACCTGCTCTCATATAATAAGATTTTTATAAACCGGACAGCTAATATTGGAGTATTGCCTGAAAAGGTAGCGCTCAATTATGCCGCATCAGGACCTGTATTGAGGGGGTCTGGCAAGAAGTGGGATCTTCGAAAAGATGATCCCTATTCCATCTACGACCGGTTTGATTTTGACATTCCCACAGGCAGTGGAGAGATGGGAAGCCTCGGCGATTGCTGGGACCGCTATATGGTTCGTGTTCGCGAAATGGAGCAAAGCCTCCGAATCATTGAACAGGCACTTGATGGTTTGCCAGAAGAGGGAGATGTAACCGAAGCCGTGCCTAAACGAGTTCGGCTCAAGGAAGGTGAACTTTATATGCGAACAGAAACGCCCAGAGGCGAGCTTGGCTACTACATCATAAGCGACAAGTCGGGCGGCCCGTTTCGTGTAAAAGCACGCGCACCAAGCTTTGTCCATCTGAGTGTGCTTCCCGCCATTTCGAAAGGAGCCCTCATTGCAGATTTGGTTGCGATTGTAGGAAGCATTGATATAGTACTTGGAGAGGTGGACCGCTGAAAAAAATTCAGAGATAACAACAGAGAGAATGGTTTGTATGGATTAAATGAAACCATCTCTTTTGAAACAGATGAATAAGAGTTTAACAACTAAAATGATAATTAATGATTGAGTCATACGGAAATATCAATCCTGTTCTGGCCACACTGATTCATGCTTTTATCCCGCTCACAATCATACTTGTATATGCACTTGTTGCAATTTGGGGTGAACGGAAAATTGCGGGATTTATCCAGGACCGTCTCGGTCCCCATCGCGTGGGAGGATGGCACGGATGGGCACAATCCATTGCCGATTTACTGAAATTAATTCAGAAAGAGGACATTGTACCGAAAGACGCCAGCAGATTTTTGTTCAAATTTGCACCTTTTATGATGTTTGCGGCATCCTATGCGGCCTTTGCGGTTTTGCCCTTTAGTAGTTGGTATATCGGGAGTATGATCAATATTGGGGTGTTTTACCTGATAGCAATTACATCCGTATTAACATTAAGTGTAATTATGGCTGGTTGGGCTTCAAATAATAAATGGTCGTTACTGGGAGGAATGCGAAGTGCTGCCCAGATGGTCAGTTATGAAGTACCCACCATCGCCACTGTTTTAACGGTTATTGTCGTATCAGGTTCTTTAAACCTGATGACGGTTACAGAACTTCAATCCGGCAATGATATTCTTGGATTTTTACCTAACTGGTTCATCTTACAGAATCCATTTCTGATTATCGCTTTTGGCATCTTTTTCATCTCAATACTGGTAGAATCGCACCGGGTACCTTTCGACCTGCCTGAATCTGAATCTGAATTAGTTGCGGGGTATCAAACCGAATACTCAGGAATGCGATGGGCAATGTTTATGCTTGCCGAATACGCCGATATGCTGTTGCTCTCGCTGCTGGGAGCCACACTTTTCTTTGGAGGCTGGAATAGCCCGTTCGGCAGTTTTATGTCCGGGCCGGCCTGGGGATTCTTCTGGTTCATGCTGAAAGGCCTCTTGTTGGTATTTGTAATGATGTGGATTCGCTGGACTCTGCCGAGATACAGGGTCGATCAACTTATGCATATTTGCTGGGGTATTCTTATTCCGGCAACGTTTATCAATCTGATGCTGGTGGCTCTGTGGGAAGTAATTTTTTAAAATTTAGAAGTTTAAAGTTATGGCAACTGTAATTAAAGAAGGATGGAATACATTTAAATCCATATTCACCGGAATGGGAGTGACGTTTCGCCATCTTTTTCAACCGGCGGTAACCGAATTATACCCTGAAGAAAAAGTAGATCTACCGGAAGGTGCCCGCGCAAAACTCTATGTAAATATTGATGACTGCATAGGATGCAATCTCTGTGCACGGGCCTGTCCTGTAAACTGCATTGATATTGAAACGGTAATGGCTACGCCGGATGTGGACCTGGGAAAAACATCCACCGGTAACCCGAAACGATTTTGGCTCACCCGGTTCAATATCGATATGGCAAAATGTATGTATTGCGATTTGTGCACGTATCCATGCCCAACCGATTGTATATACATGGTTCCTGAATATGAGTATTCGGATTACGATCGCTCCAACCTGGTCTATCACTTCAGCGATTTAGGGCCAGAAATGGTAGCCGAAGTGAAAGAAAAAGCGGAAAAAGAAGCTGAACGGAAAAAACAGGAACGCGAACAAAAAATGAAAGAGAAAAAGGCCAAAGCCAAGTCCAAGAAGAAACCATCGGAAAACAAAAAAGACGAGGAGGAGTCCTGACAGATGGAATTTACAGCAATCCTTTTTTACCTGTTTTCACTGGTTACAATTGGGGCCGCATCCTTTATGGTGTTTTCTAAAAATATTGTTCATTCGGCCTTTGCATTGATGTTTACCCTGATTGGAGTAGCTGCCTTATACGTACTTCTCTACGCTGATTTTCTGGCAGCTACCCAATTACTCGTTTATGTGGGAGGTATCCTGATTCTGATTCTTTTTGGTGTAATGCTCACATCACAGGAATCCGCCAAATTAAATTTCAAAACAGTAACAGTAAATATTGTACCTGCTTCAATTTTATCGGTTGCTGCACTTCTGTTATTAATATTTGCTTTTACAACCACAGAATGGGCACCTGAAAACATAGCTGCACCCGGAGAAACCGTAAGCGTTTTAGGAACTATGCTGATGAGTGATTATCTGTTACCGTTTATTATCGCAGGTGTGTTACTGCTCATCGCCATTATCGGTGCCATCCTGATGGCTACCCGGATCACTACAAAAACAACTGAAAGCAACTGATATGGAAAATTCAATAATACAATGGCTTTCAACTCCCGGCCTCACACACTTTTTGATCGTTAGTGCCATACTGTTCTCTTTAGGAGTGATGGCCATACTATCAAAACGAAATGTAATTATGGTCTTGATGGGAGTAGAACTGATTCTGAATTCAGCCAATATCAATTTTATTGCGTTCAGCCGTTTTACAGATCTCTCGCTGGACGGACACATGATCGGGCTTTTCGTCATCATCGTAGCGGCGGCAGAAGCAGCTGTTGCACTGGCAATTGTACTGAATGCGTACAACCGCTTCAAAACAATAAACCTTGATGACATGAGCATATTGAAAGGATAATGCTGCAAGAAATGAAAAATTCATAATAGAAAATATCGCATGTTTACAATCTTACCCATAACGATTCTTCTGTTACCTCTGCTGGGATTTATACTACTGATTTTCTTTGGTAAGAGATTGCCGCGCCATGGAGATTGGCTTTCTACCGGTTTGATTTCGACATCCCTGTTGTTGTCACTTTTCCTGTTAGTTATAAAGGTAAGCTCCTATTCAGGAGAGATGATTTCCAACACCTTTACATGGGCACTGGTGGGATCAACAAATATTGAGATAGGAATCGCAATTGATAATCTCGCGGCGGTAATGCTTGTTGTCGTAACGCTTGTGAGTACATTAGTACACCTCTTTTCGATCGGCTATATGAAAGACGATCTCCGGTATTCACGATATTTTGCATACCTGGGATTGTTCTCTTTCTCGATGTTGGGAATTGTAATTACCAACAACCTTTTGTTGATGTACGCAGCATGGGAATTGGTTGGACTTAGTTCTTACCTGCTAATTGGTCACTGGTACGAGAAGAAATCTGCATCAAATGCAGCGAACAAAGCATTTATTGTAAACCGTATTGGAGATTTCGGGATGTTCATCGGGATTATGATCCTGTTCTTCACATTCTCAACCTTCACTTTCGAAACCATTTTTGATTCGATCAACGGGGGGCAGCTTCCGTTTGGAAGCCAGGGATGGCTAACTGCAGCAGGCGTCTTGATCTTCTGCGGGGCGGTTGGTAAATCAGCCCAGTTTCCGCTCCACGTTTGGCTGCCCGATGCGATGGAAGGTCCCACGCCTGTCAGTGCACTTATCCACGCCGCAACGATGGTTGCAGCAGGTGTGTACCTGGTGGCTCGCGTCTTCCCGATGCTTACGGCCGATGCTTTGCTTGTGATCGCCTACATAGGCGCCATTACCGCACTCATCGCCGCAACCATTGCAATTACCCAGTTCGATATCAAAAAAGTATTGGCTTACTCAACAATTAGTCAGCTCGGGTATATGATTATGGCCCTTGGCGTAGGTGCTTTTACGGCTGGGTTTATGCACCTCGTAACCCATGCTGCTTTCAAAGCCGGGCTTTTTCTGGGTGCAGGAAGTGTAATCTACGCCATGCATGCGAGCCTTCATAAAGCGGATGATCATCATACAGATGCGCAGGATATCCGCAACATGGGCGGGCTGAAATCAAAAATGCCGATTACTTACATCACCTTTTTGATGTTTACGTTAGCTATTTCGGGTATTCCTTTTACTTCAGGCTTTTTAAGTAAAGATGAAATTCTTGCAGGAACCCTGGCCTTCAGTACGCTGAACGGGCACTGGTTGCTACCGGTCATCGGTTTTGCAGTT of Balneolaceae bacterium contains these proteins:
- a CDS encoding glucoamylase family protein, which translates into the protein MADNQTVSYSHKKLKKSAVNLAESQISAIYGTDVVRVKSILDDSRKTLTDAYRLLSRLAKKEQDLSPAAEWLIDNFYIIQEQIVQVKVDFPREYQVSIPSITDGEFKGLPRVYELILDYLTLTDNLLDPDVLAVYLKNYQEVNTLMIGEIWAIPIMIRLILIQRLAEKASRIIYRKKIRKSVQSIIKKLEQVENKEPGVTSNLLSNWLKDQPKEGINIQLIELYQQLEQAGLLLEDQKRWFSYRFRQLDMSLEDAMRIEAQKQSRIQVSIQNAVISLRLSSEMDWSEFVEECSILEQILSLDPAGIYKKMDFKTRDTYRQTVERLSRRCELSETETAEQVLILAEKKSSQKEQKSSKRENGELKNHIGYYLMGDGYFELVDEVGYRMPMMERIVHFLESHTGMYTLAIALHTLVLMLILWLTIGAFSASSITITILVVITFFPALDLSVSSVNRFFAFLLPPRILPKMGFKEFIPDESRTMVVVPTLFSSVEDVVRQVEELEIKSLANPDASIQFALLSDFRDASKKERREDLDIIEAAKSEIRKLNNSAHSKFGDKYFLLHRERLWNGTENCWMGWERKRGKLEEFNRLLQNADEKTSYHWIEGNFFKSVKVKPVRYVITLDADTKLPPDSARDLIRTISHPLNKAIYNSEKECITKGYGIIQPRISIPPESSRNTWFSRIFSGHVGLDPYSTAVSDIYQDLAGEAVFTGKGIYDAEAFHKVLDRRFPENRILSHDLIESTYLRAGLATDIELFDDYPSTYISFSKRNHRWIRGDWQIAAWLFSKVPGKNGQKENPINQLSKWKIFDNLRRSLNPFFLTLFFLAGWFWLPGSAWVWTLAAFGILAFPIYVSLSADIVNRPARVQWKLYIVKVKANLKINSLQAISTLIILPHQAILNLDAIARTLYRLYISKKSLLEWTSALQTEQMSRFSLLSYMRMMIVPVLLGLGILIIPIYTQMTHLWVALPFFVLWSGSPIILKKMSEPIKLKTESLDKPDQEILEQYARQTWFYFERFVNEEHSWLPPDNYQEDPPLPAAARTSPTNIGLALGSVVVAYNMGFITYTEFLERIRNTLHSMKKLELHRGNFYNWYDTKLGEILSPKYISTVDSGNLAACLIVVKEAIKESMTTPGFNKKYLEGLQITIRTVREILNEYWEKGILPEDCHENVNEHTSEILKMLANGEDLSLAESYELVKECKKYAKEMCSIDLMSLRNRLGDKVLNDLIFWMESPLRQMEKIIEEYRGLLKVDLPNLNQFSPSELSKKIKHLGNEPKKKTLVKRWQKQAGEIISSSERFVHNMDFSFLYQKKRGLFYVGYNVEKAQPDKATYDLLASEARIASYIAIAKADIPVKHWFRLSRRLTSLNQQEILLSWGGTMFEYLMPLLFMRSYPETLISHTYHNVIEWQREYGNKRGRPWGFSESAYSFLNLDMHYQYRAFGAPGLGLKRGLADAYVVAPYASVLAMMIDPKASFKNLQELEKIGAKGLFGFYDAVDFTTSHLQEGQAYNVVKTYMVHHQGMSLLAIENLLNNWSVNRYFHSDAYIRSCELILQEKIPRGVPIKEPHPIDVELEPGERESVQDIVEHAGIEELDQSPPRLQLLSNGSFSTFVTHAGTGMAKKNGISLNNWISDPTEDPLGVFVYVKDLETGKFWSAMHQPVRVKPDRYDTWFHNGKLVTSRVDNWIETTTEISVAPDDPIELRKITLTNYSQEPRKIELTSYAEVVLNDYEHHKSHPAFSKLFIQTDFLPEEHSLIVKRRPRSDKESEKWMVHSFATLYSDDSEPLQYETDRAVFLGRGRSLSHPAAMDENGTLHGTLGNISDPIVSLRKSFVIKSGEKVECTFGLGYAESREDAVQLADMYDNQYAVNRAIDMASVYSLVELNHIGLNARQAHYFQKLKSFLLYADEQLRINFNTLKENRKKQQDLWAYGISGDLPLVIFRLDETDQIKHVRLLLKAHTFWRMKGLDTEMLFLNDHPPSYADEVQEAIQTACESSMARDMINKRGGIFFRRTDQIPSADLTLLLSVAHVILNNKLHDLPQKGSDMDVQSWNHDQNTAPYKPSQFNTGERNG
- a CDS encoding NADH-quinone oxidoreductase subunit A, translated to MITDFGYVLLFIVTGALFVGIALFASKLIRPDRPNDTKLMTYECGEIPFGDARIQFNNRFYIIGLMFLIFEVEILLLFPWAVVFKDIGWFAFLVMFVFVFLIFIGFIYELGKGHLKWDIPAPLIPRYEENFGVIEDEDKEKGVVQSAKKL
- a CDS encoding NADH-quinone oxidoreductase subunit B family protein, which produces MLDKKYHDSNIIIVSLEKALNWARKNSLWYEQFGLACCAIEMMATAASRYDFDRFGIIPRSSPRQADVMIVAGTVTMKMASRIKRLYEQMSEPRYVISMGSCSNCGGPYWEHGYHVLKGVDKVIPVDVYVPGCPPRPEALLEGFLTLQQKITDETIIENKKETGT
- a CDS encoding NADH-quinone oxidoreductase subunit C; this translates as MKRPEEIFNYLEENFSDAGLEYQTGDVGEPWILAEASSLKMIMKMLRDDPELSFDVLMCLSGAHYQKEEELGVTYHLNSTNIGHKLAVKVRVPIDHPHVPSVESIWKTANWHEREAFDMVGVIFDEHPNHKRILCPDDWEGHPLRKDYVQQEFYQEMPTGE
- a CDS encoding NADH-quinone oxidoreductase subunit D encodes the protein MMNEVDKSSEKREMVINMGPQHPSTHGVLRLELVLDGEVVKEARPNIGYLHRCFEKYAEKLGDYTSVVPYTDRMDYVSAMNQEFGYVIAIERMLELEIPERVEYIRVIMAELQRIASHLLGIGAFGLDLGAFTPFLYLFTEREKILNIFEKTSGARLLYNYMTVGGLIKDVHKDFKKDTAEFVKTFRPKIKELNDLLSYNKIFINRTANIGVLPEKVALNYAASGPVLRGSGKKWDLRKDDPYSIYDRFDFDIPTGSGEMGSLGDCWDRYMVRVREMEQSLRIIEQALDGLPEEGDVTEAVPKRVRLKEGELYMRTETPRGELGYYIISDKSGGPFRVKARAPSFVHLSVLPAISKGALIADLVAIVGSIDIVLGEVDR